The Magnetococcales bacterium genome segment GTAGCCATGGCCAGACCGGCTCCGTTGACCATGCAGCCGATGGAACCATCCAGGGCGATATAGTTCAGATCATGCTTGGAGGCTTCGATCTCCTTGGCATTCTCTTCGTTCAGGTCACGCAGTTCCTCGATATCCTTGTGCCGATAGAGACCATTGGAATCAAAATTCATCTTGGCGTCCAGGGCGATCACATCCCCCTCGCCCGTGACCACCAGCGGATTGATTTCGACCAGGGAGGCATCATTTTCCACAAAAGCGGTATACAGGCTGGTCATGAACTTCACGGCCTTGCCGATCTGCTTTTCTTTCAGTCCCAGACCGTAGGCAAGGTTGCGAGCCTGAAAACCGGTAAATCCAACAGCCGGGTCCACGGCTTCCTTCAGGATTTTTTCGGGATGTTTGGCGGCCACTTCCTCGATTTCCATGCCCCCTTCGGTGGAGGCCATCATGGTCACCCGGCTGGTGCCGCGGTCAATCACCATGCCCAGGTAGAGTTCCCGGGCAATGTTGCACCCTTCTTCGACATAGATGCGTTTGACTTCCTTGCCGGCAGGGCCGGTTTGTTTGGTGACCAGGGTCATGCCGAGCATCCGCTGGGCCTGTTCCCGGACTTCGGCAACACTCTTCACCACTTTCACACCGCCGCCCTTGCCGCGTCCGCCGGCATGAATCTGGGCTTTGACGACAAACACATTGCCACCCAACTCTTCGGCGGCTTTCACGGCTTCATCCGGGGTGAACGCCACCCGGCCACGCGGAACCGTTACCCCGTAACGGGCCAGAATCTGCTTCGCTTGATATTCATGGATATTCATTGGGGCTCCTACCTCGTCACAAAAAAGTATTCATGCATTCGAACCGCGTGTCCGCCGGTCCCATGCCGCCGAC includes the following:
- the sucC gene encoding ADP-forming succinate--CoA ligase subunit beta, with product MNIHEYQAKQILARYGVTVPRGRVAFTPDEAVKAAEELGGNVFVVKAQIHAGGRGKGGGVKVVKSVAEVREQAQRMLGMTLVTKQTGPAGKEVKRIYVEEGCNIARELYLGMVIDRGTSRVTMMASTEGGMEIEEVAAKHPEKILKEAVDPAVGFTGFQARNLAYGLGLKEKQIGKAVKFMTSLYTAFVENDASLVEINPLVVTGEGDVIALDAKMNFDSNGLYRHKDIEELRDLNEENAKEIEASKHDLNYIALDGSIGCMVNGAGLAMATMDIIQLKGSSPANFLDVGGGATTERVTAAFKLILSDSNVKAVLVNIFGGIMRCDVIAEGIVAAAREVSLNKPLVVRLEGTNVDKGKQILAASGLPIIAANDLNDAAEKAVASIKGA